From Camelus ferus isolate YT-003-E chromosome 15, BCGSAC_Cfer_1.0, whole genome shotgun sequence, the proteins below share one genomic window:
- the INO80B gene encoding INO80 complex subunit B, with the protein MSACVPTISSPLSLLGPMSKLWRRGSTSGAMEVPEPGEALELSLAGAHGHGVHKKKHKKHKKKHKKKHYQEEEAGPTQPSPAKPQLKLKIKLGGQVLGTKSVPTFTVIPEGPRSPSPLMVVDNEEEPVEGVPLEQYRAWLDEDSNLSPSPLRDLSGSLGGQEEEEEQRWLDALEKGELDDNGDLKKEINERLLTARQRALLQKARSQPSPMLSLPVAGVCPAPALTEEMLLKREERARKRRLQAARRAEEHKNQTIERLTKTAAPSGRGGRGATRGERRGGRAAAPAPMVRYSSGAQGSTLSFPPGVPAPAPVSPRPSPPGPPPRCSVPGCPHPRRYACSRTGQALCSLQCYRINLQMRLGGPEGPGSPLLAT; encoded by the exons ATGTCTGCCTGTGTCCCAACTATTTCCAGCCCCCTTTCCTTGCTGGGCCCCATGAGTAAGCTGTGGAGGCGCGGGAGCACCTCTGGGGCTATGGAGGTCCCCGAGCCGG GGGAAGCCCTGGAGTTGAGTCTGGCGGGTGCTCACGGCCACGGAGTGCACAAGAAAAAGCACAAGAAGCACAAGAagaaacacaagaagaaacactaccaggaagaggaggctgggccCACACAGCCGTCTCCTGCCAAGCCCCAGCTCAAACTTAAAATCAAGCTGGGCGGGCAGGTCCTGGGCACCAAGAG TGTTCCTACCTTCACTGTGATCCCTGAGGGCCCTCGCTCACCCTCTCCCCTTATGGTTGTGGACAATGAAGAGGAACCTGTGGAAGGAGTCCCCCTTGAGCAGTACCGTGCCTGGCTGG ATGAAGACAGTaatctgtccccctccccacttcgGGACCTGTCGGGGAGCTTAGGGggtcaggaggaagaggaagaacagaGGTGGCTGGATGCCTTGGAGAAGGGGGAGCTGGATGACAATGGAGATCTCAAGAAGGAGATCAATGAACGGCTGCTCACTGCTAGACAG CGAGCTCTGCTACAGAAGGCAAGGAGTCAGCCTTCCCCCATGCTGTCACTGCCTGTGGCTGGGGTCTGCCCAGCCCCCGCCCTCACCGAGGAGATGCTGCTGAAGCGCGAGGAGCGGGCTCGGAAGAGGCGGCTGCAGGCAGCGCGGCGGGCGGAGGAGCACAAGAACCAGACTATCGAGCGCCTCACCAAGACTGCAGCGCCCAGCGGCCGGGGAGGCCGAGGGGCCACCCGGGGCGAGCGGCGGGGAGGGCGGGCTGCAGCCCCGGCCCCTATGGTGCGCTACAGCAGTGGGGCACAGGGTTCCACCCTTTCCTTCCCACCTGGCGTCCCTGCCCCCGCGCCTGTGTCTCCAAGGCCATCCCCACCTGGCCCTCCTCCTCGATGCTCTGTTCCCGGCTGCCCCCATCCGCGCCGCTACGCCTGCTCCCGCACGGGCCAGGCACTCTGCAGCCTTCAGTGTTACCGCATCAACCTGCAGATGCGGCTGGGTGGGCCTGAGGGCCCCGGATCCCCACTTTTGGCTACTTAA
- the WBP1 gene encoding WW domain-binding protein 1 isoform X1 — protein MARASGRNGSEEARGVLQMPQQQSPAASSLEGAIWRRAGTQTRALDAILYHPQQSHLLRELCPGVNNQPYLCESGHCCGETGCCTYYYELWWFWLLWTLLILFSCFCAFHHRRAKLRLQQQQRQREINLLAYHGACHGAGPVPAGSLLDLRLLSAFKPPAYEDVVDHPGTPPPPYSAASGCPLTASSECTCSSSASSCPTYCEGTNVEGVSSHQGAPPHQECEPGPGVTPAPIPASCRYRRLTGDSGIELCPCPDSSEGEPIKEARANVTSPDLESQFPCAPPLNPMSQISPVGPASSRGDSP, from the exons ATGGCTCGGGCCAGCGGCAGGAACGGCAGCGAGGAGGCCCGGGGGGTACTTCAGATGCCGCAACAGCAG AGTCCAGCAGCGTCTTCTCTTGAGGGAGCAATTTGGAGAAGAGCTGGAACCCAGACTCGCGCCCTGGATGCCATCCTTTATCATCCACAGCAATCCCATCTG CTTCGAGAGCTGTGTCCAGGAGTGAACAACCAGCCCTATCTCTGTGAGAGTGGTCACTGCTGCGGGGAGACTGGCTGCTGCACCTACTACTATGAGCTCTGGT GGTTCTGGCTGCTCTGgactcttctcattctctttagcTGTTTTTGCGCCTTCCACCATCGACGAGCTAAACTCCGGCTGCAACAACAGCAGCGGCAGCGTGAGATCAACTTGTTGGCCTACCACGGGGCATGCCATGGGGCTGGCCCTGTCCCTGCGGGTTCACTGCTTGACCTTC GCCTCCTCAGCGCCTTCAAACCCCCAGCCTATGAGGATGTGGTTGACCACCCGGGCACACCACCGCCTCCTTATTCTGCAGCCTCAGGCTGCCCCTTGACTGCTTCCAGTGAAtgcacctgctcctcctccgcTTCTAGCTGCCCCACCTACTGCGAGGGAACAAATGTGGAAGGTGTTTCCTCCCACCAGGGTGCCCCCCCTCATCAGGAGTGTGAGCCTGGGCCAGGGGtgacccctgcccccatccccgcCTCCTGCCGCTATCGCCGCCTGACTGGTGACTCGGGTATTGAGCTCTGCCCGTGTCCTGACTCCAGCGAGGGTGAGCCAATTAAGGAGGCTAGGGCTAATGTCACCTCACCAGATCTGGAGAGCCAGTTCCCTTGTGCGCCGCCCCTAAATCCCATGTCCCAGATCTCCCCTGTGGGGCCAGCTTCCAGCAGAGGGGACAGCCCATAA
- the WBP1 gene encoding WW domain-binding protein 1 isoform X2 gives MARASGRNGSEEARGVLQMPQQQLRELCPGVNNQPYLCESGHCCGETGCCTYYYELWWFWLLWTLLILFSCFCAFHHRRAKLRLQQQQRQREINLLAYHGACHGAGPVPAGSLLDLRLLSAFKPPAYEDVVDHPGTPPPPYSAASGCPLTASSECTCSSSASSCPTYCEGTNVEGVSSHQGAPPHQECEPGPGVTPAPIPASCRYRRLTGDSGIELCPCPDSSEGEPIKEARANVTSPDLESQFPCAPPLNPMSQISPVGPASSRGDSP, from the exons ATGGCTCGGGCCAGCGGCAGGAACGGCAGCGAGGAGGCCCGGGGGGTACTTCAGATGCCGCAACAGCAG CTTCGAGAGCTGTGTCCAGGAGTGAACAACCAGCCCTATCTCTGTGAGAGTGGTCACTGCTGCGGGGAGACTGGCTGCTGCACCTACTACTATGAGCTCTGGT GGTTCTGGCTGCTCTGgactcttctcattctctttagcTGTTTTTGCGCCTTCCACCATCGACGAGCTAAACTCCGGCTGCAACAACAGCAGCGGCAGCGTGAGATCAACTTGTTGGCCTACCACGGGGCATGCCATGGGGCTGGCCCTGTCCCTGCGGGTTCACTGCTTGACCTTC GCCTCCTCAGCGCCTTCAAACCCCCAGCCTATGAGGATGTGGTTGACCACCCGGGCACACCACCGCCTCCTTATTCTGCAGCCTCAGGCTGCCCCTTGACTGCTTCCAGTGAAtgcacctgctcctcctccgcTTCTAGCTGCCCCACCTACTGCGAGGGAACAAATGTGGAAGGTGTTTCCTCCCACCAGGGTGCCCCCCCTCATCAGGAGTGTGAGCCTGGGCCAGGGGtgacccctgcccccatccccgcCTCCTGCCGCTATCGCCGCCTGACTGGTGACTCGGGTATTGAGCTCTGCCCGTGTCCTGACTCCAGCGAGGGTGAGCCAATTAAGGAGGCTAGGGCTAATGTCACCTCACCAGATCTGGAGAGCCAGTTCCCTTGTGCGCCGCCCCTAAATCCCATGTCCCAGATCTCCCCTGTGGGGCCAGCTTCCAGCAGAGGGGACAGCCCATAA
- the WBP1 gene encoding WW domain-binding protein 1 isoform X3, translating into MARASGRNGSEEARGVLQMPQQQQSPAASSLEGAIWRRAGTQTRALDAILYHPQQSHLLRELCPGVNNQPYLCESGHCCGETGCCTYYYELWWFWLLWTLLILFSCFCAFHHRRAKLRLQQQQRQREINLLAYHGACHGAGPVPAGSLLDLRLLSAFKPPAYEDVVDHPGTPPPPYSAASGCPLTASSECTCSSSASSCPTYCEGTNVEGVSSHQGAPPHQECEPGPGVTPAPIPASCRYRRLTGDSGIELCPCPDSSEGEPIKEARANVTSPDLESQFPCAPPLNPMSQISPVGPASSRGDSP; encoded by the exons ATGGCTCGGGCCAGCGGCAGGAACGGCAGCGAGGAGGCCCGGGGGGTACTTCAGATGCCGCAACAGCAG cagAGTCCAGCAGCGTCTTCTCTTGAGGGAGCAATTTGGAGAAGAGCTGGAACCCAGACTCGCGCCCTGGATGCCATCCTTTATCATCCACAGCAATCCCATCTG CTTCGAGAGCTGTGTCCAGGAGTGAACAACCAGCCCTATCTCTGTGAGAGTGGTCACTGCTGCGGGGAGACTGGCTGCTGCACCTACTACTATGAGCTCTGGT GGTTCTGGCTGCTCTGgactcttctcattctctttagcTGTTTTTGCGCCTTCCACCATCGACGAGCTAAACTCCGGCTGCAACAACAGCAGCGGCAGCGTGAGATCAACTTGTTGGCCTACCACGGGGCATGCCATGGGGCTGGCCCTGTCCCTGCGGGTTCACTGCTTGACCTTC GCCTCCTCAGCGCCTTCAAACCCCCAGCCTATGAGGATGTGGTTGACCACCCGGGCACACCACCGCCTCCTTATTCTGCAGCCTCAGGCTGCCCCTTGACTGCTTCCAGTGAAtgcacctgctcctcctccgcTTCTAGCTGCCCCACCTACTGCGAGGGAACAAATGTGGAAGGTGTTTCCTCCCACCAGGGTGCCCCCCCTCATCAGGAGTGTGAGCCTGGGCCAGGGGtgacccctgcccccatccccgcCTCCTGCCGCTATCGCCGCCTGACTGGTGACTCGGGTATTGAGCTCTGCCCGTGTCCTGACTCCAGCGAGGGTGAGCCAATTAAGGAGGCTAGGGCTAATGTCACCTCACCAGATCTGGAGAGCCAGTTCCCTTGTGCGCCGCCCCTAAATCCCATGTCCCAGATCTCCCCTGTGGGGCCAGCTTCCAGCAGAGGGGACAGCCCATAA
- the MOGS gene encoding mannosyl-oligosaccharide glucosidase, protein MARGERRRRGAPAEGARTAERAPRGGPARRDGRVGGARGAVGGAALAIVVLSVVLGLLGCWLLSWHRVRRAVTLHSAPPALPPDSSSPAVAPDLFWGTYRPHVYFGMKTRSSKPLLTGLMWAQQGTTPGTPKLRHTCEQGDGVGPYGWEFHDGLSFGRQHIQDGALRLTTEFVKRPGGQHGGDWSWRVTVEPQATGTSALPLVSLFFYVVTDGKEVLKPEVGAKGQLKFISGHTSELGDFRFTLLAPTSPGDTIPKYGSYNVFWSSNPGLPLLTEMVKSRLNSWFQHRPPGASPERYLGLPGSLKWEDRGPSGQGQGQGQFLIQQVTLKVPFSVDLVFESGSARAGGNQAVEQLAGSLLTQALESHAEAFTERFEKTFQLKERGLSPEEQALGQAALSGLLGGIGYFYGQGLVLPDVGAEGSDQKVDPALFPPVPLFTAVPSRSFFPRGFLWDEGFHQLVVQRWDPQLTREALGHWLGLLNADGWIGREQVLGDEARARVPPEFLVQRTAHANPPTLLLPVAHMLEGGDPADLAFLRRAFPRLYAWFSWLHQSQAGPVPLSYRWRGRDPALPTLLNPKTLPSGLDDYPRASHPSANERHLDLRCWVALGARVLMRLAEQLGETEAAAELGPLAASLEAEESLEELHWAPELGVFADFGNHTKAVQLKPRPPQGLVRVVGRPHPRLQYVDALGYVSLFPFLLRLLDPNSSHLGPLLDVLADSRQLWSPFGLRSLAASSPFYRQRNSEHDPPYWRGAVWFNVNYLALGALHHYGHLQGPHQARAAKLHRELRANLIGNVWRQYQATGFLWEQYSDQDGRGMGCRPFQGWTSLVLLAMAEDY, encoded by the exons ATGGCGCGGGGCGAGCGGCGCCGCCGCGGAGCGCCGGCAGAAGGAGCGCGGACTGCTGAGAGAGCGCCTCGGGGCGGCCCCGCGCGACGGGATGGCCGGGTTGGCGGGGCCCGTGGCGCGGTTGGGGGAGCGGCTCTGGCCATCGTGGTCCTGTCTGTGGTCCTGGGCCTGTTGGGATGCTGGCTGCTGTCGTGGCACCGTGTGCGGCGAGCAGTCACCCTGCACTCCGCGCCCCCGGCGCTGCCTCCAGACTCTTCCAGCCCCGCCGTGGCCCCGGACCTCTTCTGGGGCACCTACCGCCCTCACGTCTACTTCGGCATGAAGACCCGCAGCTCGAAGCCCCTCCTCACCG GACTGATGTGGGCGCAGCAAGGCACCACCCCAGGGACCCCTAAGCTCAGGCACACGTGTGAGCAGGGGGACGGCGTGGGTCCCTATGGCTGGGAATTCCACGACGGTCTCTCCTTCGGGCGGCAACACATCCAGGATGGGGCCTTAAGGCTTACCACTGAGTTCGTCAAGAGGCCTGGGGGTCAGCACGGAGGGGACTGGAGCTGGAGAGTGACTGTAGAGCCTCAG GCCACAGGTACCTCTGCCCTCCCTTTGGTGTCCCTGTTCTTCTATGTGGTAACAGATGGGAAGGAAGTCTTAAAGCCAGAGGTTGGGGCCAAGGGGCAGTTGAAGTTCATCAGTGGACACACCAGTGAACTTGGTGACTTCCGCTTTACACTTCTGGCACCAACCAGTCCAGGGGATACCATCCCCAAGTATGGCAG CTACAATGTTTTCTGGTCCTCCAACCCAGGACTTCCCTTGCTGACGGAGATGGTGAAGAGTCGCCTAAACAGCTGGTTTCAGCATCGGCCCCCAGGGGCCTCTCCTGAACGCTACCTCGGCTTGCCAGGATCTCTGAAGTGGGAGGACAGAGGCCCCAGTGGGCAAGGACAGGGACAAGGGCAATTCTTGATACAACAGGTGACACTGAAAGTCCCCTTTTCTGTGGACTTGGTGTTTGAATCGGGCAGTGCGCGGGCAGGAGGAAACCAAGCTGTGGAGCAGCTGGCAGGCAGTCTGCTGACCCAGGCCCTGGAAAGCCATGCCGAAGCCTTTACAGAGCGCTTTGAGAAGACCTTCCAGCTGAAGGAGAGGGGCCTGAGTCCTGAGGAGCAGGCTCTGGGTCAGGCCGCTCTCAGTGGCCTCCTTGGTGGGATTGGCTACTTCTACGGACAGGGTCTGGTATTGCCAGACGTGGGCGCTGAGGGATCTGACCAGAAGGTGGACCCAGCCCTCTTTCCACCTGTCCCACTTTTCACAGCAGTGCCCTCCCGGTCATTCTTCCCGAGAGGCTTCCTTTGGGACGAGGGCTTTCACCAGCTGGTGGTTCAGCGGTGGGATCCCCAGCTCACGCGGGAGGCCCTGGGCCACTGGCTGGGGCTGCTCAATGCTGACGGCTGGATTGGGCGGGAGCAGGTACTGGGGGATGAGGCCCGAGCCCGGGTGCCCCCTGAATTCCTGGTGCAACGGACAGCCCACGCCAACCCTCCAACCCTGCTTTTGCCTGTGGCCCACATGCTAGAGGGTGGTGACCCAGCCGACTTGGCCTTCCTCCGCAGGGCCTTTCCCCGCCTGTATGCTTGGTTCTCCTGGCTCCATCAGAGCCAGGCAGGGCCAGTGCCACTATCTTACCGCTGGCGGGGACGGGACCCAGCCTTGCCAACCCTACTGAACCCCAAGACGCTGCCTTCAGGGCTGGATGACTATCCCCGGGCTTCACACCCTTCAGCCAATGAGCGGCACCTGGACCTGCGGTGCTGGGTGGCACTGGGTGCCCGTGTGCTGATGCGGCTGGCAGAGCAGCTGGGAGAGACTGAGGCAGCTGCAGAGTTGGGCCCACTGGCTGcctccctggaggcagaggagagtcTGGAAGAACTGCACTGGGCCCCGGAGCTAGGAGTCTTTGCAGACTTTGGGAACCACACAAAAGCGGTCCAGCTGAAGCCTCGGCCCCCTCAGGGGCTGGTGCGGGTGGTGGGCCGGCCTCACCCTCGCTTACAATATGTGGATGCCTTGGGCTATGTCAgtctttttcccttcctgctccGGCTGCTGGACCCCAACTCATCCCACCTTGGGCCCCTGCTGGACGTTCTAGCTGACAGCCGCCAGCTCTGGAGCCCCTTTGGTTTGCGCTCCCTTGCAGCATCCAGCCCCTTTTATAGGCAGCGCAACTCAGAGCATGATCCTCCCTACTGGCGGGGTGCTGTGTGGTTCAACGTCAACTACCTGGCCTTGGGGGCTCTTCACCACTATGGGCATCTGCAGGGTCCCCACCAGGCGCGTGCTGCCAAGCTCCATAGAGAGCTCCGTGCCAATCTGATAGGCAACGTGTGGCGGCAGTACCAGGCCACGGGCTTCCTGTGGGAGCAGTACAGTGACCAGGATGGGCGGGGCATGGGCTGCCGCCCTTTCCAGGGCTGGACCAGCCTTGTCCTACTGGCCATGGCTGAAGACTACtga
- the MRPL53 gene encoding 39S ribosomal protein L53, mitochondrial translates to MAASLARLGLRPVKQVRVQFCPFEKNVESTRTFLQAVSSEKVRSTNLNCSVIADVRHDGSEPCVDVLFGDGHRLIMRGAHLTAQEMLTAFASHVQTRGAAASGDKPGDSTGR, encoded by the exons ATGGCGGCGTCCTTGGCTCGGCTCGGACTCCGCCCTGTTAAGCAGGTTCGGGTTCAATTCTGCCCCTTCGAGAAGAACGTGGAGTCGACGAG GACCTTCCTCCAGGCAGTGAGCAGCGAGAAGGTTCGCTCCACCAACCTCAACTGCTCGGTGATTGCGGACGTGAGGCATGACGGCTCAGAGCCCTGCGTGGACGTACTGTTCG GAGACGGGCATCGCCTGATTATGCGCGGCGCGCACCTCACTGCCCAGGAAATGCTCACAGCCTTTGCCTCCCACGTCCAGACCAGGGGCGCGGCGGCGAGCGGGGACAAGCCTGGCGATAGTACTGGGCGCTAA